In one Sphingomonas sp. AP4-R1 genomic region, the following are encoded:
- a CDS encoding glycosyltransferase → MMHALIVSPIPSDPIDQGNAARIGRFCEMLQYRGYQVHFVYYGMEGLTEHQRTAMMRRWDSFHYVQPRTDKRQTRADGFGLDDYCGEELAAYLVNLQELWTFDICIVNYIWASLAATVIRRQTFCAIDTHDLFGGRHQVLQAEGVAPTWFYCSPAEEGRGLDRADCVIAIQDEEAKILAERTARPVITIGHILPQNFLPARNGAAAPFIAGYMASDNPSNRRSLENLIEAVEARPTILEKLRFLIAGRIAHRIPHGKAGFTAIGFVLSRQNLYRQVDLLINPNVSGTGLKIKTVEALSHGMPFVTTRAGMCGIPSESSAHDTADAYALVDYLDRYINEPNSLAKMRHESAVIFDAYTSNQIAEFDRLLSMARSHKTREKTAA, encoded by the coding sequence ATGATGCACGCTCTGATTGTATCGCCGATACCGTCTGACCCGATCGATCAGGGCAATGCCGCCCGGATCGGCCGCTTTTGTGAAATGCTTCAATACCGAGGCTATCAAGTACATTTCGTTTATTACGGCATGGAAGGACTCACAGAGCATCAGCGAACCGCAATGATGCGTCGCTGGGACAGTTTTCATTACGTGCAACCACGCACGGACAAGCGACAAACGCGAGCAGATGGTTTCGGCCTGGATGATTACTGCGGGGAAGAGCTCGCGGCCTATCTTGTAAATCTCCAGGAATTATGGACCTTCGATATTTGTATCGTCAATTATATATGGGCGTCGCTGGCCGCCACGGTGATACGCCGGCAGACCTTCTGCGCAATCGACACACACGACCTTTTCGGTGGTCGCCATCAAGTCTTGCAGGCCGAGGGCGTAGCGCCGACCTGGTTCTATTGCTCTCCCGCAGAAGAAGGTCGCGGCTTGGACCGCGCCGACTGCGTGATCGCCATCCAGGATGAAGAGGCCAAAATTCTCGCAGAACGAACCGCCCGACCTGTTATAACGATCGGACACATCCTGCCGCAAAACTTCCTGCCGGCCCGCAATGGTGCAGCCGCGCCGTTCATCGCCGGCTACATGGCCAGCGACAATCCTAGCAACCGCCGATCACTAGAGAATCTCATTGAAGCGGTGGAAGCTCGCCCTACTATCCTAGAAAAGCTTCGCTTTCTGATCGCTGGACGAATCGCTCACCGGATCCCGCACGGCAAGGCGGGATTTACAGCCATCGGGTTCGTTCTCAGCAGGCAGAACCTTTACCGCCAAGTCGACCTTCTTATAAATCCGAATGTCAGTGGCACAGGCCTGAAGATCAAGACTGTAGAGGCACTGTCGCATGGCATGCCCTTTGTTACCACCCGTGCAGGCATGTGCGGCATTCCGTCAGAATCTTCTGCCCACGATACTGCTGATGCTTATGCATTAGTGGATTACCTTGACCGATATATCAATGAACCTAATTCTCTCGCGAAAATGAGACATGAATCAGCAGTTATATTCGACGCCTATACTTCAAATCAGATAGCGGAATTCGATAGACTTCTCTCAATGGCAAGATCGCATAAAACTAGGGAGAAGACGGCAGCATGA